A genome region from Alistipes dispar includes the following:
- a CDS encoding vWA domain-containing protein: MQFASPHYLWLLTLLAPMTAYYVWRTMQGGAAIRISTVAGVLHAPKTVRHYLRHLPFALRAAAFALLVVALARPQDIEQNVRTNTEGIDIVLAIDVSASMLARDFRPDRITAAKEVAGSFVADRYGDRIGLVVFAAEAFTQSPLTTDQSTLQTLLARIRSGLIDDSGTAIGNGLATAINRLRESEAKSKVIILLTDGVNNRGQIAPMTAAEIARAQGIRVYTIGVGTEGTAPYPAVDIYGQPTGDVVMAKVEIDEKTLGAMADLTGGKYFRATDNAKLKAIYDEINQLEKSKVEVTERISYHERFLVWALAALGALLLEFLLSNLVLKRIP, translated from the coding sequence ATGCAATTCGCATCACCCCATTATCTGTGGCTGCTCACGCTGCTCGCGCCGATGACCGCCTACTACGTCTGGCGCACGATGCAGGGCGGCGCCGCGATCCGGATCTCGACCGTGGCAGGCGTTCTGCACGCACCGAAAACCGTGCGCCACTACCTGCGCCACCTGCCCTTCGCGCTGCGTGCGGCGGCCTTCGCGCTGCTCGTCGTGGCGCTGGCACGGCCGCAGGACATCGAACAGAACGTCCGCACGAACACCGAAGGCATCGACATCGTGCTGGCCATCGACGTCTCGGCCTCGATGCTCGCCCGCGACTTCCGGCCCGACCGCATCACGGCCGCCAAGGAGGTGGCCGGCTCGTTCGTCGCCGACCGCTACGGCGACCGCATCGGACTGGTGGTCTTCGCCGCCGAAGCCTTCACGCAAAGCCCCCTGACCACGGACCAGAGCACGCTCCAGACGCTCCTGGCGCGCATCCGCAGCGGACTGATCGACGACAGCGGCACGGCCATCGGCAACGGACTGGCCACGGCGATCAACCGCCTGCGCGAGAGCGAGGCCAAGTCGAAGGTCATCATCCTGCTGACCGACGGCGTGAACAACCGCGGACAGATCGCTCCCATGACCGCCGCCGAAATCGCCCGGGCGCAGGGTATCCGCGTCTATACGATCGGTGTCGGAACCGAAGGCACGGCCCCCTACCCGGCGGTGGACATCTACGGACAGCCCACGGGCGACGTGGTGATGGCCAAGGTCGAGATCGACGAGAAGACGCTCGGTGCCATGGCCGACCTGACGGGAGGCAAATACTTCCGCGCCACGGACAACGCCAAGCTCAAAGCCATTTACGACGAAATCAACCAGCTGGAAAAGAGCAAGGTGGAGGTCACCGAGCGCATCTCCTACCACGAGCGGTTCCTCGTGTGGGCACTGGCGGCCCTCGGAGCCCTGCTGCTCGAATTCCTCCTCTCGAATCTCGTGCTGAAACGGATTCCGTAA